atacttccgttttccattgcagattgagtaaagcctcagcgtggctggtcactatagcaNNNNNNNNNNNNNNNNNNNNNNNNNNNNNNNNNNNNNNNNNNNNNNNNNNNNNNNNNNNNNNNNNNNNNNNNNNNNNNNNNNNNNNNNNNNNNNNNNNNNgaaaagtgagaatagtgcagaaagtggataatctgtcggtgtccgacttgatttgttttaaatgtcccgtttgttctgaaaacacactccacactcttgtttgctaaaaacgcagtaataagtgacgaccaaccagtagtctgcaggtttccaagtcaccttttgggctcgcctcggctcgcttggaacctcgactgaggtagtactaaaaaaagtacctggtagcaggtcccagggactttttttcgtaatggaaaaccaaaaaaagcgagtagacccgaggcgagtcgagtagataccacgcagtggaaaaccgccataacaCTAGCTTTATGGTTTCTAATCTATCTCGCAGCACACTGAAACTCCACATTGTTAAACCCACCTGTAGGCGATGCCCTCGTCCTCCTTCAGGACACCATAATCTGTGGAGATGGTGCGCCGTGTGTCAGATACCAGGGGAATCTTCATGGCACCCAGACCGCCCTGCTTTCGTGGTGTGTTGGTCCTTTGAGAACACAAACCAAAATGAAATAGTGAGGAGTTTGCTAGAATGAATCCATAAAcaatcactgtaaaaaaaaaaataaaaaaaaaaaaaaaagcttttaaatacCATGCGAAATGGGAGAAGTGTGAGTCAACAGAGGCGGCGATGATCTCACAGCCGATCTTCCTGAAGTCCTCGGCTGCGTCACTGAAAGCGATGATCTCCGTTGGACACACAAAGGTAAAGTCCAGTGGATAGAAGAAAAAGATAACGTATTTCCCTGCACCAAAGGGAAAGACAACAAATAAGGCTATTGCATTTCAAATGCGACAATGAACCTACGGTCTTTAGTAGTGTAAATTAATGTCTATTCAATGTATTGTGGAACCACAAAGCAGTGAATCACACTCCAGGAGAGAGCGTCATCAAAACATGTCCTCCACTCAACAGAGGATGAGACACAGGCGGAGGTATACCTCTGTAGTCTGACAGCTTCAGGTCGTTGAACTGCCCGTCTGGCATCACCGCCTTAGCGGTGAAGTCTGGGGCCAGCTTTCCAATTTGAGCCTTGCCTGCAGCCATCTTCAGTCTAACTGgataacagaagaagaaaaaggtctAGGTGTTAAACAAGCAGTTCACAAAACAGCCGTTCATTGTTGATCAAGCAGTTCACAAAACAGCTGTTCATTGTTGCTTTGGTGTAGAATCATAAATAAAGCAGAACCCTTCCTCCAATTTGATCTCACtctatctataaaaaaaaaagtcccatttagggctgcaactaataatTTGATGAATTTTCTGATCTGCTGATTAAATTGAgaaatttattttatgtaatctgtcggaaaacagtaaaaaggtaaatttccaattattattttatccgAGTTATTTGTTTATTACTTTCCCATATGTACGGACTGTTAGctaaaaccaatcagagtttATAAATCTGTTATTAAGATGTAAGGGTCTCTGGGATGGGTGGGattgaaaaatgaaagggaCTCTGTTGATGCATCGTTTACTGCAActgcaaatgaataaaaattaaCAAGAAAAAACCTAAATGTACATATCCAGAGCCCACAGTGAGTGGCATACTGAAGTTATAAATTGTATTTGACCAGCagtcaaaaaaacattaagttgcCATTATAtaagatgaagacaaaaaagcTAATcctcacattaaaaacaattttctctataaagaaaataatgtaaaaagatCAATAGATTATCTAGATATATTAGATATTATAACTATCAAATAGTTAATAATTTTATGTGGCCCATAATCATAATATTAGTGTCACATGGAAGTAGCATTGTACTGTATAGTTACTATGTAAGCATAGAGAGATGAAAGACTGAAGATTTTTGATGAACTCAAAATTGAAAACTACTGACTGATATCTGATCTAGTAACTGTTTAATTCATTGTGTTCCCATCAGACCGCTGTTGTTATTTCAACACCAAGCACTTGAACTGAGAGCTTCAACTGGAAACAACCAAAACCAATGAACCATTTCCACTTCTCAGTCTAATTACACAGGTGTTTCCGCATATGGATATCTACAATTTCTTTTCTTGATACGTAGGCTATCCCTGGTTGCTTACTTTTTCATGAACTTGCCCACCTGTGTTCAATGGTCTaggtaaaaactgaaaaagcccGAGTGCATTTGGTTATTTCACTAAATTAGTTTTACGTTAACATTAACGTCAATTtaagcagacaaaaaaaaaagattttagagGAACCGGTAAGTCTAGTTTCCGTCGGTGGaaactttaacaaaaaacaaactagcaataaattcacatttttcttATAATATCTAGGCTACTTATAAAAACTTACTTACTAGGctactatacattttttcaaaatgaacaaGATCATCATTTGGTGAAAACCCACTTGTTGAACTGCGAATTCAGCCAAAGCTTCGCAACTAAACTCGTAGAGCAGAATAAATAAACCGAACAAATGaacactttgaaaaacaaacttaagCTGTAAAACAGCACGAGAAAAGCATAACTAACTGTATTCTATAACACATAGGCCTACCTCAGCTTTGATCGGTCCACACCAACAGAACCAGGAGAGGAGAGTGAACGAGCTGGCAAGCTCGATTGAGGAATTTATACCACGGTTCATTTCTCGCGATAAGACGTGTACATTTCGCAGAACGTGACTACAGCTCACTTCAGTCCAGTTCCCCAATATCAACCTTCCACCACACCGGCATGACTTTGCAATTTTCCTTAGGACTTCTCTGAAAACATGTTGCTATTTCTTGTGAATCCACACGAGGCATTTGTGTATGTAGTCTTCACATAACAATAATTCTTATTACAAGTCTAACACGGACTAATCCTTGTGGGACCTCTATATTTCATCCATCTTCACTAGTCAGATGGATAGGACAACCTTCCCTTTCTAGATTGGTTCTACAGCCAGTTGTGATGAAGAACACTGAATCtattaatacttttaaaaaaaggacaagtaTTATTTTTACGTTTTGTATCCTCATCCAAGGTACACAGCCACAGGGGTTACAGTCATGAGGTTTCATCATATGACTCAGCTATACACAGTCATCATGAGCAGACAGACGTTAAACAACGCTTTCACATTGCTGCTGCAACCTTGGCTCTCAGTTGCAGCATCTTAGTGCCTTATCAATGATTTACTGATTTACTTCCCTGTTCATTAAATTCCCAATCACTCCatccaacccccacccccctttttGATTTagtcttttcctctttgtttaaTGAACAGACTACTCCAATTTTTTTGAACTTCTGCCCAGGGCTGAGACCCTCAGACATGGCCTTGCAGAAGATAATAAGGTCACATTCaacattaaagttatttttttgcattgtgatAGAGTTTACATTTTCCCTAGACATTTCAGAGGAATCTAAAGGAACTCATTTTAAGGAATCAGCAGTTTCCCAAAACGGATACGAACACTAGCACCATTGTTTTTGAAGCACATAGAACAAATTCAACACACTTTGTATACACTTTACATTTCCCATTCTTCATTGTGTTAAGCTCTCTAAGACTGTTGCACATGCTGGGCAGTTACTCCATGTTTCCTGCAAAGTCAAGAACTTTCAAGCTCTTTTTTATTTACGCTGGGATTTACTGCATGGGCGGTGCACTGTTGCAACATCTTGTGCTTATCCTGGGGCTGCAGAAGACTGTGGGCTGCAGAAGACATTTTTCCTTCTCATTTCCTCCTCACCTCTGCTCACTTTAAGACAAGCCAGAGGAACAGCAACTGTTGTAAATGTTTACACTGGCAGCAGTTACAatgaaaaaaggatttaaatgaACAGATTGTCTGTTATAGATGataattataaatatgtatatgcatatatatatataattagtttgcttttttaatgtatgtttgtctgtttatctTTCACCGTTTTTTTGCTGGTTTTACAAATATGACATGATTTCTGTTAACATGGTAAATAATAAGGTATGTGGGTGATATCCTTTTGATTGGTGATGTCATGCGCTATATGTCTGCCCTCTTTAAGGATTGGCTGTAGAGTCCAAATGTCACACTGAGACGCCACAGGACAGGGTGagacattttctattatttcaTCATCATAAATCAAGACGTATGTTTATAgttcatgaaaaaaaagtgaatttttcCCATTGATTGCATCTACTATTCCCAAATCTTCACTTAAGGTTAAATGTATACTTCAGATTGTTGGACAAAAGTGTAAAGCTCTGACTGCTGACTGCAAAGATCTGTACATATTTTCCATATCTAATTTACACCCAACACTAATATACTGAACAACAACCtttgtgtgtgacaaacacACCCCTCCTAGGAGTGAAAACACAATGAAAGGGAAGTGAAGCTGGTGTCACAGTGCCACATGCTGTGGGCACAAATTGCATTGTAGTTTTGTCATTG
The window above is part of the Etheostoma cragini isolate CJK2018 chromosome 12, CSU_Ecrag_1.0, whole genome shotgun sequence genome. Proteins encoded here:
- the prdx1 gene encoding peroxiredoxin-1 — encoded protein: MAAGKAQIGKLAPDFTAKAVMPDGQFNDLKLSDYRGKYVIFFFYPLDFTFVCPTEIIAFSDAAEDFRKIGCEIIAASVDSHFSHFAWTNTPRKQGGLGAMKIPLVSDTRRTISTDYGVLKEDEGIAYRGLFIIDDKGILRQITINDLPVGRSVDETLRLVQAFQFTDKHGEVCPAGWKPGNDTIKPDVQKSKDFFSKQ